The Pseudogulbenkiania sp. MAI-1 sequence CTGGCGGAAGAATCCGCCGGGCCGGCCGCGCGACGGCAAAGGCTTGCCCGACTGACTGCCTTCTGTTTCCTCGAGAGAGCCGAGCAGCACCAGGGCCGACAGGAGCAACACACTCATCGCCAGGAAGGGCGCCGCCCAGCCCAGTGCCTGTTCGAGCAGCAACATCGCCCCGCCCCCGATGATGGCGGCGGCGAACAAAGCCGCCGAGCGCACCCCGCCGGCCAGCGTTCGTTCGGACGGAGGAAGCATCTTGATGGCGAGGGCGCTCACCGGAATGTCCGTCCACGTCGCCAGCACCGAGCCAGCGAGGATCAAGACGAACAGCAGCGCCTTGGGCGTTTCCATGCCGGCCGCCGCCAGCGCCAGGAGCGCGAGCAGGTAGGCGCCGCCGAGCAGCAGCGTCCAGCGCCGATACGGCCACCGCGCCGGCTGCCAGCGCTCCACCGGCAAGGCCAGGACTACCTTGAAGACGGCCGGCAGCCCCGCCAGTTGGAACAGGCCGATCTCGGTGCCGGACCAACCCTGCTCACGCATGAGGAGCGGCAAGCCGAGCATCAGGTAAACGGAGGGGGCCGCCAGCGCCAGGCCGAGCAAGCCGAAAACGAACTGGTGCCAACGATAGGACGACTTCATGACCGCCCCCTTCGTCCAATCACCACTTGGGCCGGCGCCAGCGGGAAATAGGACAGATCGTCGCAGGAGACCGACTCGAAGCCGAGTTCCCGCATGAGATCGGCCAGGGCACCGTGCGGCCACACCTGCCGCCCGCGCATCATCAGCGGCAGGTAGTAGGGCATGACCCTGGCCGCCGCCGCTTGCTTGGAGGGCAGTTCGGCGTGCACGCTGACGAAATAGCCGCCCGGCGCCAGCGCATCCCGAATCTTGC is a genomic window containing:
- a CDS encoding MFS transporter; the protein is MKSSYRWHQFVFGLLGLALAAPSVYLMLGLPLLMREQGWSGTEIGLFQLAGLPAVFKVVLALPVERWQPARWPYRRWTLLLGGAYLLALLALAAAGMETPKALLFVLILAGSVLATWTDIPVSALAIKMLPPSERTLAGGVRSAALFAAAIIGGGAMLLLEQALGWAAPFLAMSVLLLSALVLLGSLEETEGSQSGKPLPSRGRPGGFFRQPGAGPWVVLLLGYFPFVATAWVYLKPLLLDQGFPAPQVAWIAGIGGGSLGVLASLATARLVSREGLPYVLPLSVLGNVLVLGLLASAVWLEVGAAWLLAASGLLALAMGATSSLVFSLMMDFSRQYHQAVDYGIQASLFALGRLAVPPLAGVLLDIYHYPGMLLALTVAAFLVALLSGAQRFAVARWAGGQAAR